A genomic region of Caldicoprobacter guelmensis contains the following coding sequences:
- a CDS encoding DUF4194 domain-containing protein: MWVEEYEKLSSSEKEEFRRLVNLLLSRTFIIRDIYDAKEGMMRVNPEYRFIERNFALFSEYLWYSGWALYKDSQYGVIALVNSYEYNRVRLDRNTTIILFILRLIFEEEREKVTLRKEVLTSTGQVIHKMLTLGLVKKKPSDRDITEALHQLAYYNIIQKLEGKWEEPDNKLLILPSILFVVTNEKISRIYETLGEEEDSNQELNGAEEQDVIRGEVEQ; the protein is encoded by the coding sequence ATGTGGGTTGAAGAATACGAGAAGCTGAGCAGTTCAGAAAAAGAGGAGTTCAGAAGGCTTGTAAATCTACTCTTATCCCGTACATTCATCATACGGGACATCTACGACGCCAAAGAGGGGATGATGCGCGTAAACCCCGAATATCGTTTCATAGAACGCAACTTTGCGCTGTTTAGCGAATACCTGTGGTATTCCGGTTGGGCGCTTTACAAGGACAGCCAGTATGGCGTGATCGCCCTTGTGAATAGTTACGAGTACAACCGAGTCAGGCTTGACCGAAACACCACCATCATACTGTTCATACTCCGCCTTATATTTGAAGAGGAACGGGAAAAGGTGACCCTTCGGAAAGAGGTTCTAACCAGCACAGGCCAGGTCATCCATAAAATGCTGACCCTGGGGCTTGTAAAAAAGAAGCCTTCTGATCGCGACATAACAGAGGCACTGCACCAGCTGGCATATTATAACATCATACAAAAGCTGGAAGGTAAATGGGAGGAACCAGACAATAAACTCCTCATCTTGCCTTCGATATTGTTTGTGGTGACCAACGAAAAGATTAGCAGGATCTACGAAACCCTCGGCGAAGAAGAGGACTCTAATCAAGAATTGAATGGAGCCGAGGAGCAAGACGTTATAAGAGGCGAGGTGGAACAATGA